A part of Thermus oshimai DSM 12092 genomic DNA contains:
- a CDS encoding acyl-CoA dehydrogenase family protein yields the protein MLDLYRVEDLLTPEERAIRQAARRFLEAEALPYIRDWWEAGTFPTHLIPRFAELGFLGPTLPPEYGGAGVSSAAYGLIAYELERVDSGLRSFVSVQSSLVMYPIFAFGSEEQKREFLPRLARGEMVGCFGLTEPDGGSDPYGNMKTRARREGDTWVLNGTKMWITNGHLAQIAILWAKDEEGVVRGFIVPTDTPGFKAVEVKRKMSLRASATSELILEDVRVPEHLRLPKAEGLKAPLSCLTQARFGIAWGVLGALEAVYEEARAFVKERFSFGEPLARKQLVQEKLAEMLAWHTEGLLLAWRLARLKDEGKLSPVQVSLAKRQNTWKALQGARLARELLGGSGITLEYHAIRHLLNLETVYTYEGTHDVHTLVLGREATGENAF from the coding sequence ATGCTGGACCTTTACAGAGTGGAGGATCTCCTGACCCCGGAGGAAAGGGCCATCCGCCAGGCCGCCCGGCGCTTTCTGGAGGCCGAGGCCCTGCCCTATATCCGCGACTGGTGGGAGGCGGGGACCTTCCCCACCCACCTCATCCCCCGCTTCGCCGAGCTCGGCTTCCTAGGCCCCACCCTGCCCCCGGAGTACGGGGGGGCAGGGGTGAGTAGCGCCGCCTACGGCCTCATCGCCTACGAACTGGAGCGGGTGGACTCGGGGCTTAGGAGCTTCGTCAGCGTGCAGAGCTCCCTGGTCATGTACCCCATCTTCGCCTTCGGGAGCGAGGAGCAAAAACGGGAGTTCCTCCCGAGGCTTGCCCGGGGGGAGATGGTGGGGTGCTTCGGCCTCACCGAGCCCGACGGGGGCTCGGACCCCTACGGGAACATGAAGACCCGGGCCCGAAGGGAGGGGGACACCTGGGTCCTAAACGGCACCAAGATGTGGATCACCAACGGCCACCTGGCCCAGATCGCCATCCTTTGGGCCAAGGACGAGGAAGGGGTGGTGCGGGGCTTCATCGTCCCCACGGACACCCCGGGCTTCAAGGCGGTGGAGGTGAAGCGGAAGATGAGCCTGAGGGCCTCGGCCACGAGCGAGCTCATCTTGGAGGACGTGCGCGTGCCGGAGCACCTGCGCCTCCCCAAGGCGGAAGGGCTAAAAGCGCCCCTTTCCTGCCTCACCCAGGCCCGCTTCGGCATCGCCTGGGGGGTTTTGGGGGCCCTGGAGGCGGTCTACGAGGAGGCGAGGGCCTTCGTGAAGGAACGGTTTAGCTTCGGCGAGCCTTTGGCCCGGAAGCAGCTGGTGCAGGAGAAGCTTGCGGAGATGCTCGCCTGGCACACGGAGGGGCTCCTCCTGGCCTGGCGGCTTGCCCGGCTTAAGGACGAGGGGAAGCTCAGCCCGGTGCAGGTCTCCCTGGCCAAGCGGCAGAACACCTGGAAGGCCCTCCAAGGGGCCCGCCTCGCCCGGGAGCTCTTGGGGGGGAGCGGCATCACCCTGGAGTACCACGCCATCCGCCACCTCCTGAACCTGGAAACGGTCTACACCTACGAGGGCACCCACGACGTGCACACCCTGGTCCTGGGCCGGGAGGCCACGGGGGAGAACGCCTTCTGA
- a CDS encoding PIG-L deacetylase family protein — MRRLAPWQWLLLLLALSVALVEGFRLWLGLVWAERVALLLLALTLWAFINGRFVFAYYHALLTSWRTQDLPLWPEPKGEHLLLLAPHPDDEVLAAAGLIQRTLQAGGRVSVVYLTSGDAFDLAAGGPLPSKAAMRRLALRRMVEARRGMEALGVGRESLYFLGFPDQGLFPLFTTHYYLPYESPYTGLRAVAYPGCYRVGLPYTGKALEETLLALFRALRPSRILLPSPLDAHRDHQATAYFGMQAAAALGLEDCLLYYLIHGGYQYPLPKGLHPRLPLYPPPRGRGLPWHRFPLTPEEVALKEKAIRAHRSQVRLLGRFLLAFVRRNELFSPLPIPARLPPEEEGWAVLEGGEVF, encoded by the coding sequence GTGCGCCGGTTGGCCCCCTGGCAGTGGCTTCTCCTCCTCCTGGCCCTTTCGGTGGCCCTGGTGGAGGGCTTCCGGCTCTGGCTGGGCCTGGTCTGGGCGGAGCGGGTGGCCCTTCTCCTCCTGGCCCTCACCCTTTGGGCCTTCATCAACGGCCGCTTCGTCTTCGCCTACTACCACGCCCTCCTCACCTCCTGGCGCACCCAGGACCTGCCCCTCTGGCCGGAGCCCAAGGGGGAGCACCTCCTCCTCCTCGCCCCCCACCCCGACGACGAGGTCCTGGCCGCGGCCGGCCTCATCCAGAGGACCCTCCAGGCGGGGGGCCGGGTGAGCGTGGTCTACCTCACCTCGGGGGACGCCTTTGACCTGGCCGCGGGGGGGCCCCTGCCCTCCAAGGCGGCCATGCGCCGCCTGGCCCTGAGGCGCATGGTGGAGGCCCGGCGGGGGATGGAGGCCCTGGGGGTGGGGCGGGAGAGCCTTTACTTTTTGGGCTTCCCCGACCAGGGGCTTTTCCCCCTCTTCACCACCCACTACTACCTCCCCTACGAGAGCCCCTACACGGGCCTAAGGGCCGTGGCCTACCCGGGGTGCTACCGGGTGGGCCTCCCCTACACGGGGAAGGCCCTGGAGGAGACCCTTTTGGCCCTTTTCCGGGCCCTTAGGCCGAGCCGGATCCTCCTCCCAAGCCCCCTGGACGCCCACCGGGACCACCAGGCCACGGCCTACTTCGGCATGCAGGCCGCGGCGGCCTTGGGCCTCGAGGACTGCCTTCTTTACTACCTCATCCACGGGGGATACCAGTACCCCCTGCCCAAGGGCCTCCACCCCCGCCTGCCCCTTTACCCCCCGCCTAGGGGCCGGGGGCTTCCCTGGCACCGGTTTCCCCTTACGCCCGAGGAGGTGGCCTTGAAGGAGAAGGCCATCCGCGCCCACCGGAGCCAGGTGCGGCTTCTCGGGCGGTTCCTCCTGGCCTTTGTGCGGCGGAACGAGCTCTTTAGCCCCCTCCCCATCCCCGCCCGGCTACCCCCGGAGGAGGAGGGGTGGGCCGTCCTCGAGGGGGGGGAGGTCTTCTAG
- a CDS encoding GNAT family N-acetyltransferase, with amino-acid sequence MARLRPARKEDLPAIARIAHATLLLGGPGPEVFPSQALWGELFVAPYLHRGCCSLVAEVDGEVVGYILGACGRLPLLLYLLPRLPLILLKLLLFRYGPPWPHLRYLLRLLLFPGPHAPGKRFPAHLHIGVDPKAQGKGLGKALLEAFLNCLQAKGVRGVQLSTTRANRAARGLYRALGFRLWAKRASPFWAPYRGRPVIHEVWVKEL; translated from the coding sequence ATGGCCCGCCTCCGCCCCGCCCGAAAGGAGGACCTCCCGGCCATCGCCCGCATCGCCCACGCCACCCTCCTCCTGGGGGGTCCGGGCCCGGAGGTCTTCCCCAGCCAGGCCCTTTGGGGGGAGCTCTTCGTGGCCCCTTACCTCCACCGGGGGTGCTGCAGCCTGGTGGCGGAGGTGGACGGGGAGGTGGTGGGGTACATCCTGGGGGCCTGCGGCCGCCTCCCCCTCCTCCTTTACCTCCTCCCCCGGCTGCCCCTTATCCTCCTTAAGCTCCTCCTCTTCCGCTACGGCCCCCCCTGGCCCCACCTCCGCTACCTCCTGAGGCTCCTCCTCTTCCCTGGGCCCCACGCCCCCGGGAAGCGCTTCCCCGCCCACCTGCACATCGGGGTGGACCCCAAGGCGCAAGGAAAGGGCCTGGGAAAAGCCCTTCTGGAAGCTTTTTTGAACTGCCTACAGGCCAAGGGGGTGCGGGGGGTGCAGCTTTCCACCACCCGGGCCAACCGGGCCGCCCGGGGGCTTTACCGGGCCCTGGGCTTCCGCCTCTGGGCCAAGCGGGCGAGCCCCTTCTGGGCCCCCTACCGGGGCCGGCCGGTGATCCACGAGGTCTGGGTGAAGGAGCTATAG
- the scpB gene encoding SMC-Scp complex subunit ScpB, giving the protein MEPLSLKAQILAVLFAAGRPVALKELRALGYPEEALLRALKALEADLAEGHLGVGLERVAGGWRLIVHERALPAVERVLKPTPPRLSKAALEVLALVAYHQPVTRAELEAMRGKSVEGLLEGLLERGLIRVVGEKEAPGRPKLYGTTERFLEVFGLESLEDLPPLEDGPPLLLRG; this is encoded by the coding sequence ATGGAACCCTTAAGCCTCAAGGCCCAGATCCTGGCCGTCCTCTTCGCCGCGGGCCGGCCCGTGGCCCTGAAGGAGCTACGGGCCCTGGGCTACCCCGAGGAGGCCCTCTTAAGGGCCCTTAAGGCCTTGGAAGCCGACCTGGCGGAGGGCCACCTGGGGGTGGGCCTGGAGCGGGTGGCGGGGGGGTGGCGCCTCATCGTGCACGAGCGGGCCCTCCCCGCGGTGGAGCGGGTGCTCAAGCCCACCCCGCCCAGGCTCTCCAAGGCCGCTTTAGAGGTCCTGGCCCTGGTGGCCTACCACCAGCCCGTGACCCGGGCAGAGCTGGAGGCCATGCGGGGGAAGAGCGTGGAAGGGCTTCTGGAGGGCCTTTTGGAACGGGGGCTCATCCGGGTGGTGGGGGAGAAGGAGGCCCCCGGCCGCCCCAAGCTCTACGGCACCACGGAGCGCTTCCTGGAGGTCTTCGGCCTGGAGAGCCTAGAAGACCTCCCCCCCCTCGAGGACGGCCCACCCCTCCTCCTCCGGGGGTAG
- the holA gene encoding DNA polymerase III subunit delta: MVVAFTGDPFLAREALLEEARLRGLTRFTEPTPEALAQALSPGLFGGAGAMLDLREVGEAEWKTLKPLLEGVPEEVPVLLLDPKPTPARAAFYRARERRDFPTPKGKDLVRHLEHRAKRLGFRLPAGVAQHLAGLEPDLEALERELEKLALLEPPLTLEKVERVVALRPPVTGFQLVGAVLEGNAKEAFRRLRALREEGEEPLRVLGALSWQYALLARAWMLLKENPRPKEEDLARLEAHPFAARKALERAKGLGLEELKRALDLLMAAEERAKGGKDPWLALEEAVLGLIDPRVSAG, encoded by the coding sequence ATGGTCGTGGCCTTCACCGGCGACCCCTTCCTGGCCCGGGAGGCCCTTTTGGAGGAGGCCCGGCTCCGGGGCCTTACCCGCTTCACCGAGCCCACCCCGGAGGCCCTGGCCCAGGCCCTGAGCCCGGGGCTTTTCGGGGGGGCTGGGGCCATGCTGGACCTGAGGGAGGTGGGGGAGGCGGAGTGGAAGACCCTGAAGCCCCTTCTGGAGGGGGTTCCGGAGGAGGTCCCGGTCCTCCTCCTGGACCCCAAGCCCACCCCCGCCCGGGCCGCCTTCTACCGCGCCCGGGAGCGGCGGGACTTCCCCACCCCCAAGGGGAAGGACCTGGTGCGCCACCTGGAACACCGGGCTAAGCGCCTGGGCTTTCGCCTCCCCGCGGGGGTGGCCCAGCACCTGGCGGGCCTCGAGCCCGACCTGGAGGCCCTGGAAAGGGAGCTGGAGAAGCTCGCCCTCCTGGAGCCCCCCCTCACCCTGGAGAAGGTGGAACGGGTGGTGGCCCTAAGGCCCCCCGTGACCGGGTTCCAGCTGGTGGGGGCGGTCCTGGAGGGGAACGCCAAGGAGGCCTTCCGCCGCCTGAGGGCCCTAAGGGAGGAGGGGGAGGAGCCCTTAAGGGTCCTTGGGGCCCTTTCCTGGCAGTACGCCCTCCTGGCCCGGGCCTGGATGCTCCTCAAGGAGAACCCAAGGCCAAAGGAGGAGGACCTCGCCCGCCTCGAGGCCCACCCCTTCGCGGCCAGGAAGGCCCTGGAGCGGGCGAAGGGGCTGGGGCTGGAGGAGCTCAAAAGGGCCCTGGACCTCCTCATGGCCGCGGAGGAAAGGGCCAAAGGGGGGAAAGACCCCTGGCTCGCCCTGGAGGAGGCGGTGCTGGGGCTTATTGACCCGCGGGTCAGCGCCGGGTAG